The following is a genomic window from Salinibacterium sp. UTAS2018.
GTCGCCGCTTCGTTATTGCGAGCTTCGGTGACATCGCTCCAGGTGGGGTAGTCATCGGCGAAGGCAGCTTGGCTGGTTCCGGCAACGACACTCACGCCTACGACGAGGCTAAGCGCGGCGGTAAAACCGATTAAACGAAAAGTAAGTGAGCGAAGCGTGAGCTTTGCTGCGGTCCCCCGACGCGCATGCATGACCTTCAATTGTTCCCCTAAGGCTTGTTCAGTGCGGACCAATGGCCATTAGTCACACGAATAACATTGACCACACTAACAACACGCGGCCCAAAAGTCTCAACCTTTTGATGAACCTAGTGGTCACCTATGACCCGCCTATGGCCCGCCTGCGGCCCACCTCAACGCCCGGGCCCCAATTTAGCCGAGACGAATGCCTTCATTCGACATGAACGGTACGGGGTTGGTGGTGTTCCAACTTTGCGGGCGAACCTCGAAGTGAAGATGGCATCCGGTGGAATTTCCGGTGGTACCCACGTTGGCGATCTTGGTTCCGACCGCCACGCTTTGGCCGTAGGACACGTGGATGCCGCCATCGACGATGTGACCGTACGCTGTTCGAACGCCGCCAGCGTGCTCCAAAATGATGTAGTTTCCGTAGCCGCCGTTCCAGCCGTAGCCGGCGTAAACGACCGTTCCGCTCGAAGCTGCGTAAATACCAGCGCCACAACCAGCACCAATATCGGTTCCCTTATGAAAGCTGGAACCGTAGTTCGAGCTATAGCCGTAGACCGACGTGATGTATCCCGCGGCGGGGCGAGCCCAACCGCTCAAGCTAATTTCACCAGCGTCAAGGTTAGGAACGTTAGCCGCTGCCGCAGCTTTTGCGCGGGCGGCCTCACGCTTGCGCACGCCCTCCAAATAGCTAGCTTCGGTCGCCTCGCGAGCAGAAGTCAGCGCGGCGAGCTGAGCCTCGAACTCAATCTCGCGCTCTTGTTGCTCCGCCAGAGCGGTGGCCGCGGCCTGAGCTGCGGCCTGGGCTTCAATGAAGGCCTCCTCCGCAGCGATCTTGAGAACTTCAAGTTCAGCGCGAGCAACTTCAGTGGCGTCGCTCAGCGACTGAGCCGTATTGCGTGCCTGAACGGCCCGGTCGAAGAGAGAGGACGTCTGCTGCGAAATCTTTGACGACATCCCCAAGTTGTAGAGCAGCGTCTCTGCGTCTTGAGCGTTGGTCAAGAGATTGGTCGTCACGTCGCCACCGCCGGCACGCACGAGGCGCACGGCGATCTCGCCGATGCGCGTCTCTGCTTCGTCGGCTTCGATGCTGGCGGCATCCGCCTGTTCTTGCAGGGTTTCAGTTTGAGATGCTTTGGCCTGATATTTCGTATCGGCCTCTTGCCAGATGTTGCCTTTTTCTTCGGCCACCTTCTGGGCAGCCGCGGCATCGGCTTCGAGCTTGACGAGAGCAGCCTTTATGCGCTCCACAATCTTTTTAGTGGCGGCCTCGTCGTCACGAGCCTCGGTGACATCACCCCACGTGGGGTAGTCATCGGCGAACGCTGCCTGGCTAGTGCCCGCGACAACGCTCACGCCTATGACAAGGCTGAGCGCGGCAGTGAACCCGAAAATCCGGAGAACCACGGAACGAAGACTGCGTTGGGCGGCGATCCCTCGACTCGAATGCATGACCTTCATCAGTCCTCTCAGGGGTGGCGGGCTTCGGTGAAACGCGATCAGCCGCGCGGAGAAAATACCTCACGGTGACCTCAGCCGACCCTCAAACCTCAACCTCTCATCGAACGTAGTATCCGGCGCCTCAAAAGTCGGGTACATTTAAGCCTGTTGGAAAAAGCGCTTCGAGAAATATCAGGCAGTTTGCTTCTCAGTTTGGTAAATCACGAAACGCACCGTATGCTTTTCCCTCGGTAGCTAAGAAGTTCTGTGACTTCGAGGCCCCATCGTTTAGTGGCCTAGGACACCGCCCTTTCACGGCGGCAGCACGGGTTCGAATCCCGTTGGGGTCACCAGACACACACAGAATTTAATAGCTTGGCCCTGTAGCGCAGTTGGTTAGCGCGCCGCCCTGTCACGGCGGAGGTCGCCGGTTCAAGTCCGGTCAGGGTCGCAAACAGAAAGCCTCTTCGCAAGGAGGGGCTTTTTCTGTAGCAAGGGGAAGCTCTTGCGAGTAGGAGGAAACTCTTACGGCTCTGTAGCTCAGTTGGTAGAGCGCACGACTGAAAATCGTGAGGTCACGGGATCGACGCCCGTCGGAGCCACTTGACCCTTTCCCGGGCTTCTACCGGGCGAGGGTCATTTTTTTGCCCTCGTGCTTGCAGCCAGTTCCGACGGGGAAGCCTGCACTGCACTCCCCCGGCCGAAACTTACGGCGTCGCGACCTCGAAGAGGTTGCAGGCGCGCGGCCCACCCTCGAGTCCGGTCGTGAACCACTGCTGGCGCTTATCGCTCGAGCCGTGCGTCCACGTTTCCGGAGTTACTTGCCCCTGCGTTGACTCCTGGATGCGATCGTCGCCGATCGCCGACGCAGCGCTGAGAGCATCCGCAATTTGGGCATCCGTCACCGGATCGAGAAAGACAACCCCGTCGTCATTCTTAATCGTGGATGCCGCCCCCACCCACGCACCGGCGAAGCAGTCAGCCTGCAGTTCGAGGCGAACCGAATCAGACGAGGGGCCGGTCGCTTGACGATCAATCCCCTCCATGATTCCAGTGGAGTTCTGGATGTGGTGCGCCCACTCGTGCGCGACTACGTACATTTCGGCGAGGGGACCGCCGGTCGCGCCGAAACGGGTGCGTAGGTCATCGTAAAACGCGGTGTCGAGGTAGATTTTCTCGTCAGGCGGGCAATAGAACGGGCCGCTCGCGCTCGTCGCACTGCCGCATCCGGTGGTCGTCTGGTCGGTGAACAGCACGACATTGGTGGTGCGGTAACCGTCAACTTCACCGGCCCAGTAGGTGTCGAGCGAATCCGTGGCCCCCGCGATGCGGCAATCGATGCTGTCGTTTGCCGCCCCGGCAGTCTCGCACTCCGAAAGCGATTGCCCCTGTTGCTGCTCGCTGCCGGTGCTACCGCCACCAGCGAGGCCCGTGAGGTCGATCCCGAGAAACTGGGACGCGATGAATAGTCCCACCACGAGGAGGGCGCTGCCGCCACCGATTGCGACGCCCTTGCCCGGGCCACGGCGAGAGACTCGGTCGGAATTGATGCGAGCGTTGTCGTTGAAAGTCACAGGCTGATTTTACTCCCGGCGCCGACATCCGGCATCAGGTGCTGGGCACCAACATTAGAGGTCCACCCCAACCGCACTGCGGCTGAGCTACTCAACTACGCAGCCACCTCGCGGGCGTAGGCTGGAACGATGGATGACGTGACGACAGGGGGCTGCGGCGATAACTGCGCCTGCACACCTCAGCGCAACGCGGCGGCGCCGCTCGGCATGCCGCTCTCCGCCCCTCCCGCAGCTTCTGCCGATAGTGGATCGGCGACATTAACGGCAGCGTCCGGTGATCACCGCGTCGAGCAGGCCACGATTCCCGCGGGCACCTTCGTGATGGGCGACTCCTCGGGCGACCGCAACGCCGCCGACGGCGAAGTGCCGCAGCATCCGATCTCTCTCGAAGCTTTTTCGATCGACGTCACGACCGTGACTAACGACGACTTTGCACGCTTCGTGGATGCCACGGGCTACCTCACCGAGGCAGAAACCTTTGGCTATTCGGCGGTATTCCATCTCGCTGTTGCCGCCCCCGACGAGGACATCGTCGGTCGCGCAGCGGGAGCGCCGTGGTGGTTTGGCGTGAACGGGGCCGACTGGAAGCGCCCGGGCGGGCGCAACTCTTCGGTCGAGGGCTTGGGCGATCATCCGGCCGTGCACATCAGTTTCACCGATGCCGAAGCGTATTGCGCGTGGGCGGGGCGACGGCTACCCACCGAAGCTGAGTGGGAGTACGCCTCGCGCGGTGGCCTCGACCAGACCAAATATCCGTGGGGCGACGAAGAGATGGATGCCGGCGGCTGGCGCACCAATATCTTTCAGGGTGACTTTCCGCGCACCAACACCCTCGATGACGGATACCTCACTACTGCGCCCGTGCGCACCTTCGAACCCAACGGCTACGGACTCTTCCAAACGGTGGGCAACGTGTGGGAGTGGTGCTCTGACTGGTACGACGCGAACTATTACGCGACGCTCACCACCGACTCCCCCACCCTCAATCCCGCCGGCCCCAGCAACGGCTCCGTTCGCGTTCTCCGCGGCGGCAGCTATCTCTGCCACATCTCGTATTGCAATCGCTACCGCAACTCGGCTCGCTCACAGAACACGCCTGACTCGTCGATGGGCAACGCGGGGTTCCGCACCGTATCGCTCTAGCCAGAGGGCACTGCGGTAGCATCGAAGCATGAACTTCATCTCCGTCGTCACCGTTCTGGGCAAGGCTGTTCTCGTTGTTATCGGCGTGATCGTCATCGTTACCGGCGCCGTTTTGCTCGTGAACCTTGCGGTGCCCAGCTTGCTTGGCGGCTTCGCGTAACAATCGCGTCGGGTCGCACGGCCCACTGTCACGATTCGTGCCGTCGCACATAGCTTTTGAGCGCCGTGCCTATTTCAGCGATTCTTCGGTTAACTCCGCTTCAAGAGTTCTAGGCTGGCAGCAAGCCTAAGGAGAACGTCATGCGCGAATCTAAAGATGTAGTCCGCCAGATCACGGTTGCGGCGAGCGCGACCTTTGCCCTCATCGGGGCCTTCGTGGGCTCCGGCGCTTATGGCGGCACCCCTGTTGAAGAAGTTGCGGGCGGTGCACTGAGCGCCGACGCCACCGTCATCGCCCCGGCCGGCTCCGCGTTCACCATCTGGAGCATCATCTACCTCGGTCTCGTTGCGTACGCCGTTTGGCAGATGCTGCCGAAACAGACCAACACCGAACTGCACCGTCGCGTGGGGTACTGGGTTGCTGCCTCTCTGGTGTTGAATGCGGCCTGGATTCTCTCTATCCAGTTCGACATGCTCGCCCTCAGCGTTCCCGTGATTATCCTTCTGCTCGTTGTGCTCGTCCGGGCATACCTGATCACCGTCAAGCTGCCCGCCGCCGGAGCGATCGACGCCATCATCACAGACGGCACCATCGGTCTCTACCTTGGCTGGGTCTGCGTCGCGACCGCAGCCAACATCGCCGCGTGGCTCACCGCCATCGGGTTTACTGGCTTCGGCGTCTCGCAAGACGTGTGGGGCGTCGCTGTTGTCTTCGTCGCCGGCGCCGTCGGTATCGCCCTCGCCGCCCGTGGCCGCGCGCACTTTGCGCCATCTCTTTCGCTGAGCTGGGGGCTCGCGTGGGTTGCCGTCGGACGCCTCACCGGAGACCTCATCTCGCAGCCAACCGCGGTCGCCGCTATCGTCGCTCTCGTCGCGGTGCTCGCCAGTGCCGCGGTATTCACCGCCGCACGCCTTAAGGCTGAACAGACCGTCCGATGAACGAGCGTCGCGCCTCCCGCAAGCGCTGGCTAGGGCTTCTGTTCATCAGCATTGCGGTGGCGTTGATCATCGTCGACTCGACAATCGTCAACGTGGCGATCCCGTCGGTCGTCGAAGATCTCGATCTCAATTCCACGCAGGTGCAGTGGGTGCAGGAGAGCTACACGCTCGTCTTCGCCGCTCTGCTGCTCGTGTTCGGCACGCTGGCTGATCGCTATGGCCGCCGTCGCGTTCTCCTCATTGGCGTTATCGTCTTTGCTCTCTCCTCGATCCTGGCGGCCAACGCTGCCAGCGGAGAACTGCTGATCGCTTCGCGACTCGTGCAGGGCATCGGTGGGGCGATGATCCTCCCCTCGTCGCTCTCGATCATCAACGCCACTTTCCGCGGTCGGGAACGTGCCATCGCCTTCGCCGTCTGGGGTTCCACGATCGGCGGAATGGCGGCCGTTGGCCCTCTACTGGGCGGCTGGCTCACGACCTATTACTCGTGGCGCTGGGCGTTCGGCATCAACGTGCCCCTCGGCATCATCATCGTCATCGGCGTGCTGATCTATGCGACCGAGTCGAAAGAGCCTTCCGCCCAGCGACGAGTGGATGTCGTGGGCGCGGTTCTCTCCGTCGTTCTGTTCGCGTCGCTCGTCTTCGCTCTCATTGAGGGCCGCAGCTACGGCTGGTTCCTCAGCGATACCCCTCCCGACTTCTGGACGCTGGATGTCTCCCCCATCCCATTCGCATTCGCTCTCGCTCTCGTGAGCGGTGTGGTGTTTGTGCGCTGGGGATTCGCTCGCGAACGTGCCGGCAAATCGACCATGCTGGCTTTCGGTTTGCTCAAGATTCCGTCGTTCCGCAACGGAAACATCGCTGCGATGATTGTCGCCCTCGGAGAATTCGGCATCATCCTCTCGCTGCCACTGTGGCTGCAAAACGTGCTCGGCTACGACGCTCTGCAGACAGGTCTCGTCATCCTCGCTCTGGCTATCGGCTCATTTGTCGCGAGCGGTTTCGCAGGAGCCTTCGGCAACAAGGTCACTCCCGTGACGATTGTTCGGTTCGGAATCGGTGCCGAAATCATCGGCATCCTGCTCGTGGCACTTGTTCTGAGCCCCGACGCCGTCTGGTGGCACATAGCCCCCGGCCTGTTCATCTACGGCTTTGGTGTCGGGCTCGCCACCGCCCAGCTCACGAGCGTGGTGCTCAAGGATGTTCCGCTCAGCCAGTCCGGTCAAGGTTCGGGAACCCAAAGCACCGCCCGCCAGATCGGCTCCGCACTGGGCATCGCGATTCTCGGCACCGTGCTCTTCTCGAGCCTCGGCACCGGGCTCGATGCCAAGCTCGCCGAGCGCGCCGATATTCCCGCAGAGGCACGTAGCCAGATCGTCGACCTCGTCGTCGACTCCGCGGGCACCGGCATCAGTGCCCTCGATGCTCAGTCTCCGGATGCCGCAGCCGACGCTCGTCAGGCCTTCACCGACTCGACACGGTACTCCGCGCTCGCGGCTGCCGGATTCCTGGCGTTCGGGTTCCTCGCCAGTCTGCGCCTCGACAGCGGACGTCGCGGCGACGACGACGCCGAAGGCACGGCAGCAGACGAGAGTTCAGCGACCACGAGCGACGCCTAGCAACTGGCTCGCACCAGCAACCGACTCACCCAGCAACTAGCTCGGCGTGTAGCGCGCGCAGAAAAGGCTGGTTGCCCGCACGATGCGGGCAACCAGCCTTTTTTAGTGCAGGCGCTTAGCGGCGCTTCTTCTGCTTCAAATCTTTCTCGTGCACGGGCTCTTCGCCAGACGCGCGGCGCGCGGCGTAGTAGTCGCGAGCCTCGTTCTGGCGCTTGGCTTCGATGCCGGAGGCAATCGGTGCGCGCACCAGCTCGTCGGTCAGACCGAACGCGGCTACGAGATCCAGAGCCTGCGGACGCAGACGCGGCAGCAGACGGTCATCGATGTAGTCGGTGATGGCTTGAGCGCGGTTCGTGGAGATGCGACCGTGCATGAGGTACCACGAAAGGTTTTTCTCGATGAGAGTGAAGCCGAAGAGGTCACGCAACCAGGTCATGACCTGAGCGGTGTCCTTGTCTTCGATCTTCTCGATGGCGCGAGTGAACGCCTCCCACTGCAGCAGCTCGCCATGCGCGTACGCGGTCAAGATGAGCTGGTTCTGGTGACTATTGAAGAGAGCGGCAGCCTCGGCCTTCGGAAGCTTGCTGGCCGGACGCAACTTGCCCGCGACATCCGCGACCATCGTTTCGACACGATCGGTGAGCAGCTGGCGCTGCGAGTCGGTATCGCGAACGTAGCCGATCGAGCGGGCGGTGGAACCGAAGTCCACCACGTTCTGCGCAAAGCGGCGAAGACCTGTGCGGTTGACGGCGGCCTCGTTGACCTGGTCGGCAACGTAGTGGGCCATCGCGCCAGCATCCGCCCCCGCAAACTTGCGCGAGTAATCGGTGAGCAGGCGCTTAGCAACGAGCTGAAGCAGCACGTTGTTGTCGCCCTCGAAGGTGGCATAAACGTCGAGGTCGGCGCGCATCTGCGTGAGTCGGTTTTCGGCCATGAAGCCCGAACCGCCGCAGGCCTCGCGGGCCTCTTGCAGGGTATCGAGCGCAGCCCACGTGCTGAGCGGCTTGAGCGCCGCCGCGATCGTTTCGAGGTCTTGACGATCGGCATCGGTGTCGGAGCGACCCGAGAAAACGCCATCGAACTTGTCGAGGAACTCCTCGTGCGCGAACGACATCGCGTAGGTCTGCGCCAGGCGCGGCAACAGGCGACGCTGGTGACGCTGGTAGTCCAGAATCACTTCTTCGTTCGTGTTGCTGGATGCCGTGAACTGGCGGCGCTCCGAACCGTATTTGATGGCGATGTTCAGGGCCAGCTTGCTCGCGAGCACTGCGGCACCATCGAGCGAAACGCGGCCCTGAACGAGCGTGCCGAGCATCGTGAAGAAGCGACGGCCGGGGCTGTCGATGTCGGAGGTGTAGTCACCGTTCTCGTCGACATTGCCGTAGCGGTTGAGGAGGTTGGTGCGGGGAACGCGAACGTGATCGAAGTGGAGGCGACCATTGTCGATCCCGTTCAGGCCGCCCTTGAGACCGTCATCTTCAGTCGAGATTCCGGGAAGCGTGCCGTTGTCATCGCGCAGCGGAACATAGAACGCATGCACGCCGTGGTTGACGTCCTTGGTAATGAGCTGGGCGAAGACAGTTGCTGCCTTGCCATGAAGCGCTGCGTTACCGAGATATTCCTTCCACGCCGCGCGGAACGGAGTGTTGATGACGAACTCATCAGTGTCGGCGTCGTAGGTCGCCGTCGTGGCGATGCTCGCGACATCCGAACCGTGACCGATCTCGGTCATCGCGAAGGCGCCGGGAGTCTTGAGGCTCATGATGTCGGGCAGCCACTTGTCGTGGTGTTCCTTCGTGCCGAGGTGAACGACGGCGGAGCCAAAGAGCCCCCATTGCACGCCCGACTTGATCTGCAGCGACGGGTCAGCAAGAACGGTCTCTTCGAACGCGGCGATGTTGCCGCCGTGGTTGTCGTTGCCGCCTAGTTCAACCGGGAACGCCCGGTGAACCGCTTTGTTATCGACAAGCAGCGAAAGCTGGTGCAGAACACGCTCGCGGTGGTCTTGCATCGAGAGGCCATCGACGCGATGGAACTCAGGCTTCGACATCAGTGCGCGGGACTCTTTACGTTCCTTCGCCCACTTGCCGAGGAGGTACTCACCCAGCCATTCGACGTTGATGGCGGGA
Proteins encoded in this region:
- a CDS encoding M23 family metallopeptidase encodes the protein MVLRIFGFTAALSLVIGVSVVAGTSQAAFADDYPTWGDVTEARDDEAATKKIVERIKAALVKLEADAAAAQKVAEEKGNIWQEADTKYQAKASQTETLQEQADAASIEADEAETRIGEIAVRLVRAGGGDVTTNLLTNAQDAETLLYNLGMSSKISQQTSSLFDRAVQARNTAQSLSDATEVARAELEVLKIAAEEAFIEAQAAAQAAATALAEQQEREIEFEAQLAALTSAREATEASYLEGVRKREAARAKAAAAANVPNLDAGEISLSGWARPAAGYITSVYGYSSNYGSSFHKGTDIGAGCGAGIYAASSGTVVYAGYGWNGGYGNYIILEHAGGVRTAYGHIVDGGIHVSYGQSVAVGTKIANVGTTGNSTGCHLHFEVRPQSWNTTNPVPFMSNEGIRLG
- a CDS encoding neutral zinc metallopeptidase codes for the protein MTFNDNARINSDRVSRRGPGKGVAIGGGSALLVVGLFIASQFLGIDLTGLAGGGSTGSEQQQGQSLSECETAGAANDSIDCRIAGATDSLDTYWAGEVDGYRTTNVVLFTDQTTTGCGSATSASGPFYCPPDEKIYLDTAFYDDLRTRFGATGGPLAEMYVVAHEWAHHIQNSTGIMEGIDRQATGPSSDSVRLELQADCFAGAWVGAASTIKNDDGVVFLDPVTDAQIADALSAASAIGDDRIQESTQGQVTPETWTHGSSDKRQQWFTTGLEGGPRACNLFEVATP
- a CDS encoding formylglycine-generating enzyme family protein: MDDVTTGGCGDNCACTPQRNAAAPLGMPLSAPPAASADSGSATLTAASGDHRVEQATIPAGTFVMGDSSGDRNAADGEVPQHPISLEAFSIDVTTVTNDDFARFVDATGYLTEAETFGYSAVFHLAVAAPDEDIVGRAAGAPWWFGVNGADWKRPGGRNSSVEGLGDHPAVHISFTDAEAYCAWAGRRLPTEAEWEYASRGGLDQTKYPWGDEEMDAGGWRTNIFQGDFPRTNTLDDGYLTTAPVRTFEPNGYGLFQTVGNVWEWCSDWYDANYYATLTTDSPTLNPAGPSNGSVRVLRGGSYLCHISYCNRYRNSARSQNTPDSSMGNAGFRTVSL
- a CDS encoding tryptophan-rich sensory protein, which produces MRESKDVVRQITVAASATFALIGAFVGSGAYGGTPVEEVAGGALSADATVIAPAGSAFTIWSIIYLGLVAYAVWQMLPKQTNTELHRRVGYWVAASLVLNAAWILSIQFDMLALSVPVIILLLVVLVRAYLITVKLPAAGAIDAIITDGTIGLYLGWVCVATAANIAAWLTAIGFTGFGVSQDVWGVAVVFVAGAVGIALAARGRAHFAPSLSLSWGLAWVAVGRLTGDLISQPTAVAAIVALVAVLASAAVFTAARLKAEQTVR
- a CDS encoding DHA2 family efflux MFS transporter permease subunit, encoding MNERRASRKRWLGLLFISIAVALIIVDSTIVNVAIPSVVEDLDLNSTQVQWVQESYTLVFAALLLVFGTLADRYGRRRVLLIGVIVFALSSILAANAASGELLIASRLVQGIGGAMILPSSLSIINATFRGRERAIAFAVWGSTIGGMAAVGPLLGGWLTTYYSWRWAFGINVPLGIIIVIGVLIYATESKEPSAQRRVDVVGAVLSVVLFASLVFALIEGRSYGWFLSDTPPDFWTLDVSPIPFAFALALVSGVVFVRWGFARERAGKSTMLAFGLLKIPSFRNGNIAAMIVALGEFGIILSLPLWLQNVLGYDALQTGLVILALAIGSFVASGFAGAFGNKVTPVTIVRFGIGAEIIGILLVALVLSPDAVWWHIAPGLFIYGFGVGLATAQLTSVVLKDVPLSQSGQGSGTQSTARQIGSALGIAILGTVLFSSLGTGLDAKLAERADIPAEARSQIVDLVVDSAGTGISALDAQSPDAAADARQAFTDSTRYSALAAAGFLAFGFLASLRLDSGRRGDDDAEGTAADESSATTSDA
- a CDS encoding acyl-CoA dehydrogenase: MTQVHNHTATESAPESSTPADDAATSSTAAAANAAAVPAINVEWLGEYLLGKWAKERKESRALMSKPEFHRVDGLSMQDHRERVLHQLSLLVDNKAVHRAFPVELGGNDNHGGNIAAFEETVLADPSLQIKSGVQWGLFGSAVVHLGTKEHHDKWLPDIMSLKTPGAFAMTEIGHGSDVASIATTATYDADTDEFVINTPFRAAWKEYLGNAALHGKAATVFAQLITKDVNHGVHAFYVPLRDDNGTLPGISTEDDGLKGGLNGIDNGRLHFDHVRVPRTNLLNRYGNVDENGDYTSDIDSPGRRFFTMLGTLVQGRVSLDGAAVLASKLALNIAIKYGSERRQFTASSNTNEEVILDYQRHQRRLLPRLAQTYAMSFAHEEFLDKFDGVFSGRSDTDADRQDLETIAAALKPLSTWAALDTLQEAREACGGSGFMAENRLTQMRADLDVYATFEGDNNVLLQLVAKRLLTDYSRKFAGADAGAMAHYVADQVNEAAVNRTGLRRFAQNVVDFGSTARSIGYVRDTDSQRQLLTDRVETMVADVAGKLRPASKLPKAEAAALFNSHQNQLILTAYAHGELLQWEAFTRAIEKIEDKDTAQVMTWLRDLFGFTLIEKNLSWYLMHGRISTNRAQAITDYIDDRLLPRLRPQALDLVAAFGLTDELVRAPIASGIEAKRQNEARDYYAARRASGEEPVHEKDLKQKKRR